The following are from one region of the Fusarium verticillioides 7600 chromosome 1, whole genome shotgun sequence genome:
- a CDS encoding aldehyde dehydrogenase (NAD+) yields MAASIELTAPNGVKWSQPTGLFINNEFVPSSSNKTLTSIDPATEQEIATVQSADSEDIDKAVKAAKAALRHESWRDLPASDRGQLMARLADLIESKRELFATIDAWDNGKTYIETLENDLVEAVGVIRYYSGWADKTFGQTINTTPKKFAYTIRQPIGVVAQIIPWNYPLSMATWKLGPALACGNTVVIKAAEQTPLSLLVLGELIKEAGFPPGVVNIVNGLGKDTGAALVQHPLVDKIAFTGSTATAASIMGVAAKTLKNITLETGGKSPLIVFDDAELDQAVKWSHFGIMSNQGQICTATSRILVQETIYETFIKEFIDTLNTVSKVGNQWDKETYQGPQVSKVQYERILEYIDIGKKEGATVAAGGHPLKVGDSDKGFYISPTVFTDVKPSMRVFREEIFGPVVVISTFKTEEEAIELANDTTYGLGAAAFTTNLEKAHRVAAAIEAGMVWINSSQDCDPRVPFGGVKQSGIGRELGEAGLEAYTQIKSVHVNMGNRL; encoded by the exons atGGCTGCCTCAATTGAACTCACAGCTCCCAACGGAGTAAAATGGTCTCAACCAAccggcctcttcatcaacaacgaatTCGTCCCCTCATCAAGCAACAAAACCCTCACATCAATCGACCCCGC CACCGAACAAGAAATCGCAACAGTTCAGTCCGCAGATTCAGAAGACATCGACAAAGCCGTCAAAGCAGCCAAAGCCGCACTGCGCCATGAATCATGGCGAGATCTCCCCGCCTCAGACAGAGGTCAACTCATGGCTCGTCTCGCTGATCTGATCGAGTCCAAGCGCGAGCTCTTCGCTACAATTGACGCCTGGGATAACGGCAAGACGTACATCGAGACCCTGGAGAATGATCTCGTTGAGGCCGTGGGCGTTATTCGGTATTACTCTGGCTGGGCTGATAAGACGTTCGGCCAGACTATTAACACGACGCCAAAGAAGTTTGCGTACACGATTCGTCAGCCGATTGGTGTTGTTGCGCAGATCATCCCGTGGAATTATCCTCTATCCATGGCGACGTGGAAGCTAGGCCCTGCGTTAGCTTGTGGAAATACAGTTGTTATCAAGGCAGCGGAACAAACGCCCCTaagtcttcttgttctgggAGAACTTATTAAGGAAGCTGGTTTTCCGCCTGGTGTAgtcaacatcgtcaatgGTCTGGGCAAAGACACGGGCGCTGCGTTGGTGCAGCATCCGTTGGTTGACAAGATCGCTTTTACGGGGTCAACAGCTACAGCAGCTAGCATCATGGGCGTCGCTGCAAAGACACTCAAAAACATAACCCTCGAAACGGGCGGGAAGTCACCGTTGAttgtgtttgatgatgcggAGCTTGACCAGGCTGTTAAGTGGTCGCACTTCGGCATCATGTCGAACCAAGGACAGATCTGCACCGCGACGTCGCGAATCCTCGTGCAAGAGACTATTTACGAGACATTCATCAAGGAGTTTATTGATACTCTCAACACGGTTAGCAAAGTTGGTAACCAGTGGGACAAGGAAACGTACCAGGGACCGCAGGTATCAAAGGTTCAGTACGAGAGGATCCTGGAGTACATCGACATTGGCAAAAAGGAGGGCGCCACAGTCGCAGCAGGCGGTCACCCTCTAAAAGTCGGAGACTCAGACAAGGGATTCTACATTTCTCCCACGGTCTTCACAGACGTCAAGCCTTCTATGAGAGTGTTCCGCGAAGAAATCTTTGGTCCGGTGGTTGTCATTTCCACGTTCaagacggaggaggaggcgatTGAGTTGGCGAATGATACGACGTATGGACTTGGCGCTGCTGCTTTTACGACGAATTTGGAAAAGGCCCATCGCGTTGCTGCTGCGATTGAGGCGGGAATGGTCTGGATTAATAGTTCTCAGGATTGCGATCCTCGTGTGCCGTTTGGTGGTGTTAAGCAGAGTGGTATTGGGAGGGAGCTTGGTGAGGCGGGATTGGAAGCTTATACGCAGATTAAATCTGTTCACGTCAACATGGGAAATAGGTTGTAG
- a CDS encoding hypothetical protein (At least one base has a quality score < 10), which yields MTTVGTAQAAAERHDKEYSFIEALALGPRESFSLVSKEALGLPSSPSSPVLPVAPSIAQVTTVTRPRTPPQKKQIVAPVSSQVHVASPIKSPTTTTAPSQKRAPSATTNTTTTAPRSLTSKKSSAMANSTKAQSACLELCHKTTALGDRISVRMLEYLTMVTKQPHGLDTLAHDFLDTCEILFSIEAGLGECIRNQQTFPGDVISELSKKFRVTQADFQLLDQMLGKFLENERKGAMGRMRRGWGRIFGDNDIEKMISALGRTRESLRMSALMFQWSLGNEKIENELGIGYTGLAAALDRMDTRAGMAPRSKLSDHGGSQYTPSSASQHRGVEGHSAAMSMASQPPLPPLPWTERSSSMREDTLAASLHQADARSFTGHHHNTASSIASNERYHSGTTATFDRMSTFDEHHEARSQHTAVSDSEVSLEELSGLDLNGGTKVVRLKADPFSMPRWNPRNTVGTDAANLKSALLTAVRGRNHKLIEQLLDRGVSPNTGPEHLALKEAVLNSDAEAVRLLLLFGADPNGTDRDGVTPLLAAVEKSFLAGAVPLLKYGADPRFAMGEDNETPLAAACIANKVNFAHLLLIYGGDPNQLTATGETLLSSAINKKTPKKFIDLILDYGADPDLKSREGKTALFEAIQNSRVDIVNSLLDHGANPNLPGPKHMLWPATYQSACLQVLLAHGADPKKAPGIMELAVSVNNIESVKVLLNAKVDPNQKKDGVYTPLCTSIRDNRPDIFHLLLANKADPNVPASEYPAFKCITHNRLQFLPPLVDAGVNLSSPKGIVETAVSVNNMEALTWLLEKGMNPNDKNPKGHSPLTTAIRENRVEMVDFLLSHGADPNVRGQDWPVCMAVRNPPVLKRILSVLAEPRAFKGVMEMAVVANQLESVKLLLAAGVSVEDKNGGVFSPLTSAIREDRKDIVWFLINEGGADINAPGEHLPIVKALRRYRGDSEMLEFLLEHGADPNKVYRGWNGVMQAVENGDEQILRLLGEKAGFDLDVKDELDRDVTEIAASRGWEEAVQILKEYAMTKSA from the coding sequence ATGACCACCGTGGGAACCgctcaagctgctgcagaGAGACACGACAAGGAATACTCTTTCATCGAAGCCCTTGCTCTAGGTCCCCGCGAGTCCTTCTCCCTCGTATCAAAGGAAGCTCTTGGCCTGCCCTCCTCCCCGAGCAGTCCTGTCCTCCCCGTCGCCCCATCCATCGCACAGGTCACCACCGTCACACGACCTAGAACTCCTcctcagaagaagcagatcgtCGCTCCTGTGTCCTCGCAGGTCCACGTCGCCAGTCCCATCAAGAGCCCTACCACAACTACTGCGCCGTCGCAGAAGAGAGCTCCCAgcgccaccaccaacaccactaCCACAGCCCCGAGATCGCtcaccagcaagaagagcagcgCCATGGCCAACTCGACAAAGGCGCAGAGCGCCTGCCTGGAGCTGTGCCACAAGACCACGGCGCTCGGCGACCGCATCTCGGTGCGCATGCTCGAGTACCTCACCATGGTGACCAAGCAGCCGCACGGCCTCGACACCCTCGCCCACGACTTCCTCGACACGTGCGAaatcctcttctccatcgaGGCCGGGCTCGGCGAGTGCATCCGCAACCAGCAGACCTTCCCCGGCGACGTCATCTCCGAGCTGAGCAAGAAGTTCCGCGTCACGCAGGCCGACTTCCAGCTGCTGGACCAGATGCTCGGCAAGTTCCTCGAGAACGAGCGCAAGGGCGCCATGGGCCGCATGCGCCGTGGCTGGGGTCGCATCTTTGGCGACAAcgacatcgagaagatgaTCAGCGCCCTGGGACGCACGCGCGAGAGCCTGCGTATGAGTGCGCTCATGTTTCAGTGGAGTCTGGGgaatgagaagattgagaatgAGCTTGGTATCGGCTACACTGGCCTCGCTGCTGCCCTCGACCGCATGGATACCCGTGCTGGCATGGCGCCGAGATCGAAGCTTTCTGACCACGGTGGTTCGCAGTACACACCTTCTTCTGCGTCGCAACACCGTGGTGTGGAGGGACACAGCGCCGCcatgtcgatggcttctcaaccCCCATTGCCCCCTCTTCCCTGGACGGAGCGATCATCATCTATGCGCGAAGATACACTCGCTGCGTCACTGCATCAGGCGGATGCTCGTTCGTTTACCGGCCACCATCACAACACTGCTAGTTCAATCGCCTCCAATGAGCGGTATCACTCTGGTACCACTGCTACCTTTGACCGCATGAGCACCTTTGACGAACACCACGAGGCGCGGTCGCAGCACACCGCCGTGTCAGATAGTGAAGTATCGCTTGAGGAGCTCTCGGGTCTGGATCTCAACGGTGGCACAAAGGTTGTGCGACTCAAGGCCGATCCCTTCAGCATGCCCCGCTGGAACCCGAGAAACACCGTCGGCACCGACGCAGCCAACCTCAAGTCTGCTCTCCTCACCGCCGTGCGCGGTAGGAACCACAAACTCATCGAGCAGCTCCTGGATCGTGGTGTGTCCCCCAACACTGGCCCTGAGCATCTCGCTCTCAAGGAAGCTGTCCTCAACAGCGACGCCGAGGCCGTtcgtctcctcctcctcttcggcgCTGATCCCAACGGCACCGATCGCGATGGTGTAACACCGCTGCTCGCCGCCGTGGAGAAGTCTTTCCTCGCTGGTGCCgttcctcttctcaagtaCGGCGCTGATCCTCGCTTCGCTATGGGTGAGGACAACGAGACTCcccttgctgctgcttgtaTCGCCAACAAGGTCAACTTTGCTCACCTGCTTCTCATCTACGGCGGTGACCCTAATCAATTGACCGCCACCGGCGAGACACTCCTCAGCAGCGctatcaacaagaagacgcCCAAGAAGTtcatcgatctcatcctcgactaCGGCGCTGATCCCGATTTGAAGAGTCGCGAGGGAAAGACTGCTCTCTTCGAGGCCATTCAGAACTCGCGTGTAGATATCGTGAATAGTCTCCTCGACCACGGCGCAAACCCCAACTTGCCTGGTCCCAAGCACATGCTCTGGCCCGCCACCTACCAGAGCGCCTGTCTGCAGGTCCTCCTCGCCCACGGCGCCGACCCCAAGAAGGCCCCCGGTATCATGGAGCTCGCCGTCAGCGTCAACAACATCGAGTCcgtcaaggtcctcctcaACGCAAAGGTCGACCCCAATCAGAAGAAGGACGGCGTGTACACGCCCCTCTGCACATCCATCCGCGACAACCGCCCTGACATcttccacctcctcctcgccaacaaGGCGGACCCCAACGTCCCCGCCAGCGAGTATCCCGCCTTCAAGTGCATCACGCACAACCGTCTTCAATTCCTCCCGCCTCTTGTCGATGCGGGCGTGAACCTTAGCTCCCCCAAGGGCATTGTCGAGACTGCCGTTAGTGTTAACAACATGGAGGCGCTTACATGGCTGCTGGAGAAGGGCATGAACCCTAATGATAAGAACCCCAAGGGTCACTCACCGTTGACGACTGCTATTCGTGAGAACAGGGTCGAGATGGTGGACTTTTTGCTCAGCCACGGTGCTGATCCTAACGTCCGCGGTCAAGACTGGCCCGTGTGCATGGCCGTCCGCAACCCCCCCGTGCTCAAGCGCATCCTCTCCGTGCTCGCTGAGCCCCGCGCCTTCAAAGGCGTGATGGAAATGGCCGTCGTCGCCAACCAGCTCGAGTCcgtcaagctcctcctcgcaGCTGGCGTATCAgtcgaggacaagaacgGCGGTGTCTTCTCACCGCTCACATCCGCCATCCGCGAAGACCGCAAGGACATCGTGTGGTTCCTCATCAACGAGGGCGGCGCCGACATCAACGCGCCCGGAGAGCATCTCCCCATCGTCAAGGCCCTACGCCGATACCGCGGCGACTCCGAGATGCTCGAGTTTCTCCTCGAGCACGGCGCTGATCCTAACAAGGTGTACCGAGGGTGGAACGGTGTCATgcaggctgttgagaacggCGATGAGCAgattcttcgtcttctgGGTGAGAAGGCTGGGTTTGACCTCGATgtgaaggatgagcttgatcGAGATGTCACTGAGATTGCTGCGTCGCGAGGCTGGGAGGAGGCAGTTCAAATTCTGAAGGAGTATGCCATGACAAAATCTGCTTAA